A section of the Rattus norvegicus strain BN/NHsdMcwi chromosome 15, GRCr8, whole genome shotgun sequence genome encodes:
- the Mettl17 gene encoding methyltransferase like 17, giving the protein MATARASRFLLLFCRSCRSLRGPQSRAFAALVPGVSQVDNRSDFLGKKPHRKHPGILHLPHVHLPQALTDAAQLLLLERPKRSVEKQVQALTNYLWSRHLPVEPEELQRRAAYLEKKFLEKQDSTQTEEKLREAVLHALRKTTYHWQELSYNEELSLIYMAARLDGGFAAVFRAFHEIQARIPEFQPQTLMDFGSGTGSVAWAAHSTWGQSLREYVCVDRSAAMLGLAEKLLKGGSESGKPCIPGVFFRQFLPVSPKVQFDVVVSAFALSELPSRADRTEVLQNLWRKTSHFLVLVENGTKAGHRLLMDARNLILGDKEKSPLDLRPSFVFAPCPHELPCPQLNAAKSLACSFSQAYQPIPFHWNKKPKEETFSMVILARGSPKEANRWPRITQPVLKRPRHVHCHLCCPDGHMQHAVVTARRHGRDLYRCARVSSWGDLLPVISPSEFPPPSPAEEPPES; this is encoded by the exons ATGGCCACCGCCAGGGCATCGAGATTTCTGCTGCTGTTCTGCAGATCGTGCCGCAGCCTTCGAGGACCCCAGTCCCGA GCATTCGCTGCCCTTGTGCCCGGTGTGTCCCAGGTAGACAACAGGTCCGATTTCCTGGGGAAGAAGCCCCATCGCAAGCATCCGGGCATCCTGCATCTTCCGCACGTACATCTGCCGCAAGCACTGACTGACGCCGCGCAGTTACTGCTTCTTG AGAGACCCAAGCGCAGTGTAGAGAAGCAGGTGCAAGCACTCACCAACTATCTCTGGAGCCGACATTTACCAGTAGAGCCGGAGGAGTTGCAAAGACGGGCCGCCTATCTTGAGAAGAAATTTCTGGAAAAACAAG ACTCAACTCAGACAGAGGAAAAACTTCGTGAGGCGGTACTGCACGCCCTGCGCAAAACTACCTACCACTGGCAGGAACTCAG CTACAATGAAGAACTGAGCCTGATCTATATGGCAGCAAGATTGGACGGTGGTTTTGCTGCAGTTTTCAGGGCATTCCATGAG ATCCAGGCTCGAATCCCAGAGTTCCAGCCACAGACGTTGATGGACTTCGGGTCTGGCACTGGTTCTGTTGCCTG GGCTGCTCATAGTACTTGGGGCCAGAGCCTGCGTGAATACGTCTGTGTGGACCGTTCAGCTGCCATGTTGGGTCTAGCTGAAAAGCTCCTTAAAG GTGGTTCAGAATCAGGGAAGCCCTGTATCCCAGGTGTCTTTTTCAGACAGTTTCTACCTGTGTCACCCAAG GTCCAGTTTGACGTAGTAGTATCAGCCTTCGCCCTCAGTGAACTACCCAGCAGGGCCGATCGCACTGAGGTACTTCAGAACTTGTGGCGTAAGACAAGCCATTTTCTG GTATTGGTGGAGAACGGAACAAAAGCTGGGCACCGACTTCTCATGGACGCCAGGAACCTGATCCTCGGG GACAAAGAGAAGTCGCCCCTGGACCTGCGACCTAGCTTTGTCTTTGCCCCA TGTCCCCATGAACTTCCTTGTCCTCAGCTGAACGCCGCCAAGTCCCTGGCCTGTAGCTTCTCCCAGGCCTATCAGCCTATCCCCTTTCACTGG AATAAGAAACCAAAGGAGGAAACGTTCTCCATGGTAATCCTTGCCAGGGGTTCTCCAAAGGAAGCTAACCGCTGGCCCCGAATCACGCAGCCTGTTCTTAAACGGCCTCGCCATGTGCATTGTCACCTCTGTTGTCCAGATGGGCACATGCAGCACGCTGTGGTCACAGCCCGTCGGCACGGCAG GGATTTATATCGCTGTGCCCGCGTCAGCTCCTGGGGAGACCTTTTACCTGTGATCTCTCCATCCGAGTTTCCTCCTCCGTCCCCGGCTGAAGAGCCCCCTGAGAGTTGA
- the Ear1 gene encoding eosinophil-associated, ribonuclease A family, member 1 precursor produces the protein MGLKLLESRLCLLLLLGLVTCQRPTPSQWFAIQHIYNSSYPQCNAAMLRVNSYTGRCKGINTFLHASFANVVGVCGNPHTTCKDRISTNCHNSSSQVSITFCNLTTPARIYTQCRYQTTGSLKFYTVACNPRTPRDSPMYPVVPVHLDRIF, from the coding sequence GACTTTGTCTCCTTCTGCTTCTGGGACTTGTCACATGCCAGCGACCAACCCCTTCCCAGTGGTTTGCCATCCAGCACATCTATAATAGCTCCTACCCCCAATGTAATGCTGCCATGCTGCGTGTCAACAGTTATACAGGAAGATGTAAGGGCATAAATACTTTCCTTCATGCAAGTTTTGCTAATGTTGTTGGTGTGTGTGGCAATCCACATACAACCTGTAAAGACAGAATCAGTACGAATTGTCATAACAGTTCATCTCAGGTATCTATAACTTTCTGTAACCTCACAACTCCGGCAAGGATTTATACCCAATGCAGATACCAAACTACAGGATCGTTGAAGTTCTACACAgttgcctgtaaccccagaactccACGGGACAGTCCCATGTATCCAGTGGTTCCGGTTCACTTGGATAGGATATTTTAG